From one Musa acuminata AAA Group cultivar baxijiao chromosome BXJ2-6, Cavendish_Baxijiao_AAA, whole genome shotgun sequence genomic stretch:
- the LOC103971093 gene encoding auxin efflux carrier component 5-like has protein sequence MISWGDIYKVVDAMAPLYVALGLGYGSVKWWRVITPEQCEAINRLVSCITLPLFTFQFTLHTDPFAMNYRFVAADAISKVTIALLLAAWPKCSSKGSYCWSVTSFSLATLTNSLVVGVPLVGAMYGPWAQDLVVQLSVVQAIVWLTLLLFVFELRKAGCGLFSVATAPSIGNVSIESPPAKDADVDVASQPSFWSLMKTVWLKLALNPNSYASIVGITWAFIANRWHFEMPSIMEGSVLIMSKAGTGMAMFSMGLFMALQEKILACGPSLTAFGMALKFVAGPVATAIGAIAVGLRGDILHLAIIQAALPQSITSFIFAREYGLHADVLSTAVIFGMLVSLPVLVTYYVVLGFLS, from the exons ATGATAAGCTGGGGGGACATCTACAAGGTGGTGGACGCCATGGCGCCGCTGTATGTAGCACTGGGCCTCGGATATGGCTCGGTGAAGTGGTGGCGTGTTATCACGCCGGAGCAGTGCGAGGCGATCAACCGCCTCGTTTCCTGCATCACCCTCCCCCTCTTCACCTTCCAGTTCACGCTCCACACCGACCCTTTCGCCATGAACTACCGCTTCGTGGCCGCCGACGCCATCTCCAAGGTCACCATCGCGCTGCTCCTCGCCGCCTGGCCCAAGTGCAGCAGCAAGGGCAGCTACTGCTGGTCCGTCACCAGCTTCTCCCTCGCCACCCTCACCAACTCCCTCGTCGTCGGCGTTCCCCTCGTCGGCGCCATGTACGGGCCGTGGGCGCAGGACCTTGTGGTGCAGCTCTCGGTGGTGCAAGCCATCGTATGGCTCACGCTGCTGCTGTTCGTGTTCGAGCTCCGGAAGGCGGGATGCGGTCTCTTCTCCGTGGCCACAGCTCCCTCCATCGGTAATGTGTCGATCGAGTCACCGCCGGCGAAAGACGCAGACGTAGACGTCGCTTCGCAGCCTTCCTTCTGGTCGCTGATGAAGACGGTGTGGCTCAAGCTCGCGCTCAACCCCAACTCATACGCGAGCATTGTGGGCATCACCTGGGCGTTCATCGCGAACAG GTGGCATTTTGAGATGCCGAGCATCATGGAGGGATCGGTGTTGATCATGTCCAAGGCAGGGACAGGGATGGCCATGTTCAGCATGG GACTGTTCATGGCTCTGCAAGAGAAGATACTCGCGTGTGGACCGAGCTTGACGGCATTTGGGATGGCATTAAAGTTCGTCGCAGGGCCGGTGGCGACCGCAATCGGAGCCATTGCCGTCGGACTTCGCGGTGACATCCTGCATCTGGCAATCATACAG GCTGCACTGCCTCAGTCCATCAcctccttcatttttgcaagagAGTATGGATTACATGCTGATGTGCTCAGCACTGC GGTGATCTTTGGGATGCTGGTCTCTTTGCCTGTGCTTGTTACATACTATGTGGTGCTAGGTTTTCTGAGTTAA
- the LOC135614077 gene encoding uncharacterized protein LOC135614077 isoform X1: MPFEAIASAFLAAAPSLTFRRSVAGLPLPSQPPSSFLPRHLPVRALMKRNPKRLKYSAPRFFKKSEAMVYVEMDPLGSETWRLEPVIELIKEGAVGVIPTDTVYAIVCDLRSYSSIERLRRIKDIENKKPLSILCHSFQDIDKYTVGFPRGDGRGQTNIFRTVKHCLPGPYTFILPATKELPKQCIKSGRTARYESRKHVGVRMPNDSICQAILQNLDEPLVSTSVKWPSEDQWMLDPVIIADTYEPEGLDFVVDGGIRVADPSTVVDMTGKYPTIIRQGKGPKLEWMIVEGEDYGGGPSELPFPQVA, from the exons ATGCCATTCGAGGCGATCGCCTCCGCCTTCTTGGCCGCCGCTCCATCCCTCACCTTCCGCCGCTCCGTCGCGGGCCTTCCCCTGCCCTCGCAGCCCCCCTCGTCGTTCCTCCCGCGGCATCTCCCCGTCCGCGCCCTCATGAAGCGGAACCCCAAGCGCTTGAAGTACTCCGCTCCTCGCTTCTTCAAG AAATCGGAAGCAATGGTGTACGTGGAGATGGACCCCTTGGGGTCCGAGACTTGGAGGCTGGAGCCCGTCATCGAGCTTATCAAGGAAGGGGCCGTCGGTGTGATTCCTACTGATACTGT GTATGCCATTGTTTGTGATTTGAGAAGCTATTCATCCATCGAACGCCTCCGAAG AATCAAAGATATAGAAAACAAGAAG CCTCTCAGTATCTTGTGTCACTCGTTTCAAGACATAGATAAGTACACAGTTGGTTTTCCTCGTGGTGATGGACGTGGACAAACAAACATATTCAGAACTGTTAAGCACTGTTTGCCTGGGCCT TATACTTTTATTCTTCCTGCAACCAAAGAATTACCAAAACAGTGCATAAAATCTGGACGGACAGCTAGATATGAGTCAAGAAAGCACGTCGGTGTTCGCATGCCAAATGATTCTATCTGTCAGGCCATATTGCAAAATCTTGATGAACCTCTGGTTTCCACGAG TGTGAAGTGGCCTTCAGAAGATCAGTGGATGCTAGATCCTGTCATAATTGCAGATACTTATGAGCCAGAG GGACTTGATTTTGTTGTTGATGGTGGTATTAGAGTTGCTGATCCATCCACTGTGGTTGATATGACAGGAAAATATCCAACAATTATTCGTCAGGGAAAG GGCCCTAAGCTGGAGTGGATGATAGTGGAAGGCGAGGATTATGGTGGTGGTCCAAGTGAGTTGCCTTTTCCCCAGGTAGCTTGA
- the LOC135614077 gene encoding uncharacterized protein LOC135614077 isoform X2, whose product MPFEAIASAFLAAAPSLTFRRSVAGLPLPSQPPSSFLPRHLPVRALMKRNPKRLKYSAPRFFKKSEAMVYVEMDPLGSETWRLEPVIELIKEGAVGVIPTDTVYAIVCDLRSYSSIERLRRIKDIENKKPLSILCHSFQDIDKYTVGFPRGDGRGQTNIFRTVKHCLPGPYTFILPATKELPKQCIKSGRTARYESRKHVGVRMPNDSICQAILQNLDEPLVSTSVKWPSEDQWMLDPVIIADTYEPEGLDFVVDGGIRVADPSTVVDMTGKYPTIIRQGKKSGAGLVKQLFSACVM is encoded by the exons ATGCCATTCGAGGCGATCGCCTCCGCCTTCTTGGCCGCCGCTCCATCCCTCACCTTCCGCCGCTCCGTCGCGGGCCTTCCCCTGCCCTCGCAGCCCCCCTCGTCGTTCCTCCCGCGGCATCTCCCCGTCCGCGCCCTCATGAAGCGGAACCCCAAGCGCTTGAAGTACTCCGCTCCTCGCTTCTTCAAG AAATCGGAAGCAATGGTGTACGTGGAGATGGACCCCTTGGGGTCCGAGACTTGGAGGCTGGAGCCCGTCATCGAGCTTATCAAGGAAGGGGCCGTCGGTGTGATTCCTACTGATACTGT GTATGCCATTGTTTGTGATTTGAGAAGCTATTCATCCATCGAACGCCTCCGAAG AATCAAAGATATAGAAAACAAGAAG CCTCTCAGTATCTTGTGTCACTCGTTTCAAGACATAGATAAGTACACAGTTGGTTTTCCTCGTGGTGATGGACGTGGACAAACAAACATATTCAGAACTGTTAAGCACTGTTTGCCTGGGCCT TATACTTTTATTCTTCCTGCAACCAAAGAATTACCAAAACAGTGCATAAAATCTGGACGGACAGCTAGATATGAGTCAAGAAAGCACGTCGGTGTTCGCATGCCAAATGATTCTATCTGTCAGGCCATATTGCAAAATCTTGATGAACCTCTGGTTTCCACGAG TGTGAAGTGGCCTTCAGAAGATCAGTGGATGCTAGATCCTGTCATAATTGCAGATACTTATGAGCCAGAG GGACTTGATTTTGTTGTTGATGGTGGTATTAGAGTTGCTGATCCATCCACTGTGGTTGATATGACAGGAAAATATCCAACAATTATTCGTCAGGGAAAG AAATCAGGGGCAGGATTGGTCAAGCAACTTTTTTCAGCTTGTGTTATGTGA
- the LOC135614075 gene encoding uncharacterized protein LOC135614075 produces the protein MISRDLVLISISAAIGALASLFAARLLSFSSSPDNPNRPPSPPRLPSPPSPNANGSACGVPPRSPFDPAKREGYISWDDYFMAIAFLSAQRSKDPSRQVGACLVSQDDIILGIGYNGFPRGCSDDKLPWAKKSINGDPLETKYPYVVHAEVNAILNTNHASAAGQKLYVTMFPCNECAKIIIQSGVSEVIYYVDKRIGNSDAAYIASHKLLFMAGVKVRKHQPQMTQILVKFQEP, from the exons ATGATCTCGAGAGACCTGGTTCTCATTTCCATCTCCGCCGCCATTGGAGCCCTCGCCTCCttgttcgccgctcgcttgctctccttctcctcctctcccgACAACCCTAACAGGCCGCCTTCTCCTCCTCGCCTCCCCTCCCCTCCATCGCCCAACGCCAATGGCTCCGCCTGCGGAGTCCCGCCTCGAAGCCCCTTCGACCCCGCCAAACGCGAAGG GTACATTAGCTGGGATGATTACTTCATGGCTATCGCCTTCCTCTCCGCCCAACGTTCCAAAGATCCCAGCAGGCAG GTTGGAGCATGCCTGGTTAGTCAAGATGATATAATCCTTG GAATTGGCTACAATGGATTCCCAAGAGGTTGTTCTGATGATAAGCTTCCTTGGGCGAAG AAATCTATAAATGGAGATCCACTGGAGACAAAGTACCC TTACGTTGTTCATGCAGAAGTTAATGCTATTTTAAACACAAACCATGCCTCTGCTGCTGGACAG AAATTGTATGTTACAATGTTCCCATGCAATGAATGTGCCAAGATTATTATCCAG TCTGGTGTCTCTGAGGTCATCTATTATGTGGATAAAAGGATTGGCAATTCTGATGCTGCATATATTGCCTCTCACAAGTTGCTTTTTATGGCTGGTGTCAAG GTTAGGAAGCACCAACCACAAATGACACAGATTTTAGTCAAGTTTCAAGAGCCTTAG